A window from Vespa velutina chromosome 13, iVesVel2.1, whole genome shotgun sequence encodes these proteins:
- the LOC124953639 gene encoding ras-related protein Rab-9A — protein MSGNNTMTADTLRSGNIHNRNSQRSTLLKVVILGDGGVGKSCLMNRFVSNRFDEYNFYTIGVEFLNKDIEINGESYTLQIWDTAGQERFKTLRTPFYRGSDICLLTYAVDDRTSFKNLALWRSEFLYYADVEEASTFPFIVVGNKVDVLESEKQVTTEEARAWCAENGDPPLVETSAKDATNVEAAFAAAVAAWARLEARLEHPLVEDTVDLSKQLSPQRSSCCMPVSGAESTFVTS, from the exons atgtctgGAAATAATACAATGACAGCTGATACACTCAGAAGTGGGAACATACATAATCGTAATTCACAAAGATCTACACTTTTAAAAGTAGTGATTTTGGGTGACGGCGGAGTTGGAAAATCTTGTCTTATGAACAGATTTGTATCGAATCGTTttgatgaatataatttttacactATCGGAGTAGAATTTTTAAACAAGGATATAGAAATCAATGGCGAATCTTATACTTTACAAATATGGGACACTGCAGGGCAAGAACGATTTAAAACATTAAGAACTCCATTTTATAGAGGTTCAGATATTTGTCTTTTGACTTATGCCGTTGATGATAGAACAAGTTTTAAAAATTTGGCTCTCTGGAGATcagaatttctttattatgcGGATGTCGAAGAAGCATCTACTTTTCCATTTATAGTTGTGGGAAATAag GTGGATGTTTTGGAATCTGAAAAACAAGTAACCACAGAAGAAGCCAGAGCATGGTGTGCAGAAAATGGAGATCCACCATTGGTCGAAACGTCTGCAAAGGATGCAACAAATGTAGAAGCAGCATTTGCAGCTGCTGTTGCTGCATGGGCACGACTGGAGGCTAGATTAGAACATCCGTTAGTAGAAGATACTGTCGACCTTTCTAAACAGCTGTCTCCGCAACGTTCCAGTTGCTGTATGCCTGTCTCTGGTGCTGA ATCTACATTTGTGACCAGCTAA